The Branchiostoma lanceolatum isolate klBraLanc5 chromosome 19, klBraLanc5.hap2, whole genome shotgun sequence DNA segment CTGCTTGTAAAATACTTATCTGATTTCCTATGAGAACTCTGGCCTTTTACTTGACTGTTCATCCTCATATACGATAGGTTTCACAGATCTCTGAGGATAACCCTATAACATCATGGACAGAAAAAGTGACCACAAAGAATGAACTTTACTTCCAAACTTTATTCCAGCTCGCATGATAGCTCATATGTGTCGGTAGAAGTCATTGTAGAAGAAATGCAGCTTTCAATCCAATACTGCTCGAGCTATGATCACAGTTCGCTTGAAGTGACAAAGAGTTTTTCTtttattccttgacaaagaccggaTAGCCATAGTCAAGAAATGGGTGTTTTAGGTGTTGGATCGAAAGTTGAATTTCTTCTACAAGTTATTCAAACTCGCATATTTCAATACAGGGTGTGTCGTCAGAAATAATAAAAAGCAAAAACCATGGTATCTTAGAATACTGTTACATGGCAGAAAATATTCTCGTCATAGTCATTCTACATTTTTATTGAGATTTGTCTCTAAAATGGAACACTAGAGTGAAGCAACAAACCGGAAAATTGGCCTAATTCAAAATTACCACTAGAAAGCAGCGAcaaatttcaaagtctgaaatcATTGTAACATACAAATTTGGTTCAAATGTTTCGTCTTTGGTATGCATTGTTTTGTATACCTCTACCCCATTGCATGGTTCTCTACTTTTTCGTGATGATAATTGATAGCTATTCCCAATATGTCTGTAAAGAAACAATATACACAagatctctctatatatataattGCAAAATTGCAACTATCAAAGATTTGATTGAAACACAAAGGACATACATCACATTAAATCAAGTAGAAGACATGTTATACCAATTCTTGTTCTAGCTAAAGGAGCACCGTGTTTTTCGTATTCCACACAAGCTAGATGTCCACAACATACGAACTAATTTGACAACTAGTTTAAAACCCATTACGTTTTCTAAAATGTAATAGTTCCAGGATATTGAGAGCATatctcatattcataaaaataaGCCAAGCTAgcagacaaagaaatacaaACCGGCAGAAATACCATAAAAACATGTGGTAAAATTGCACGGGCAATATGAAAAAAGTTCTGTATCTATTCCATCTACTCACATATGACCAGCAAGttttatgttttcttttacatattAAGAAACATCATATTTCATACCACACCGGACTTCCAATTCTATTCTGATTCCTTACAATGGAATATTCCCTTCTCCCAATATTCGGTGTCTCTAGAAACCATATAACAAGCTAGTGTGACAACGTGAAATgactacctgaaatgtctgaccgtttccaaaatcagttgcttgagtaactactaaCTAGTATTTGGCATTTCTTATTACCTGGAATTCTTACCTTCATCAGCTATCTAAATATTAATTTTCAAGGTCTTCTTTGATAACTATAATTTCAAACAGCACCTATGTACAAACAGAACAATTCTGCACACTTTCTAATGGAAGTCAACTTTGTCCGCTGATTTgttgcatttctttttcttgctGCGAATACAAAATAGACTCCTTGacaattacggcggccattttgaatttcccggggtcagctcggggtcatgcaccaaagtgaggctcgaGTTGGGGTCTCATTATTCTAACCCataggtatgccatctttggtggtacattCTTCCCCTATTAGGTGAAATACAGGTGACGAGTTCAGTAGGTCTTTGAGTACTGTAAATCTAGACATactcgcagtggttttatattcgcgatTTTCGCTGTGAACTCTCACTGCAAACTCATCACAACGCGAAGATACTCTCTGCCTTTCACTGCGCATGCGCTACTACTGTTGTCTCAACCTCGAACTTAAAACATAGCGAAAACCTTTCCCCCCTACCCATCCCCTTGCGCAAAATTAACTCAATATCAACAGTAAGATGCAGAGtcctaaagaaataaaacatatctATGGCGAGATGATAAACAGACACTGATGCACAGAGTCTAGGACGACGATTCGACCGTCGCTTAGCAACGCGACCTCTTCTGGTCGGTCCAGCCCGTCCGCTCTCGTTCCCAGCACCCTGAGGAACTTGCCGCTGGAGTTGAACATCTGCACCCGGCCGTTGTCCCGGTCCGCCACGATGACGTTCCCGCGGCGGTCCACACAGATGCCCCGCGGGGAGTAACACTGGCCCTCCTTCTCGCCCCAACCGCTCAGCGTTCTCTGGAGCTTACCGTCGGGTCTAAGGAACAACACAAACAAGTTGATTTATCcatgtatctatttatttacttttctatttcaattaagggttaatgacccgccccgaggtgtatatggtgtcataaggcctagccatttgctataaccaccgaatgaaATCACCGAGTGAGCAACCCTTATGagaccatatacaccgaggaattggcgggtcattaacgccattatcatatagcctatccaaactgacccgtATAAGAGTAACAAAtccctgtatgacgcatagatccttTAAAAAATGTTGATACTATACATGTTATCATAACTACATTCGTCAAGTTTCtgagaaatgcatttgaaatttgTGGCACTTTGATGACGTAATTAGGTCATAAACGATATGAAATGGGGACTTTTGATTAGTCGACGACTTATTTGAAAAGACATCGGCAAAGTATGTACTATATGTCCTGTATATCACATAAAGTGTCACAATTACCTTCCccactatctgcttggagatgacgtgTGCCTTACCTGTAGACCTTGACGCAGTGTTCCCGCCTGTCGGACACCAGGATGTCGCCCTGTGGGCTGACGGCCACCCCGCCCAGGAACGCCGGACCAGAGAACGCCTTCTGCGCCTGGCCGTCCGACGTGAAGATCCGAATCCCGCTCTCCGACCCAACCACCATGTTCCCATCCAACGGACTAATCGTGACCCGACTGGACTTGACGTTTCGCGCGAATGACGTCACGAAGGCGCCATCTTCCTGAAACACGTCGACTCCCGGTTTCCTCTGGTAGGTGACGTAGAGGTTCCCCTCGGGGCTGACTGCGAGCCAGACCGGCGCATGCTCCGTGTTCCTCCCAAGCCACGTCTTGCTGAGCGTCGGCATGACGCGCACGAACTCGCCGTCGCTGTTCAGCACCTGGATTCGCTTGTTCTCGGTGTCGGCGACGAAGATGACGTCATCTTCGGAGACGGCGAGTCCGCACGGGTGGTTGAACTGTTGTTGTTTCGTGCCGGCTCTTCCGATCATGACGGACCTGTCCGATGTGCGACACTGCTCTTCCCTGTGCTCTGCTAACACCGTTTCGTCAGAGTTTTCAGCCACACCGTTCTTTTCACCATTGTTGTTGCCGTTTATAGTGACCCCGTTTTTCGCTCTGTTTTCGTTAGCGTCCACCGGTCCGTCATCTCTACTGTCCGTACTGTCCGAACTGACCCGACGGATGACCGGTAGATCCTCGACTCGGCCGATTCTAAACGCCTCGTCCTCAGGAATACCCTTGGACGTGAACTTCAAGCCAAGGTCAAAGGCGTCAAGGTCAATCTCAGCTGCAGAGATAAAAATAAGATTAGAAGTGTACTTCGTAACAGTCACCGCGGTATCCTCATATCAAAAGCAAGTTGTATACAGGTTCTAGCTATCCCTCTGTGTTTTGACCACTAGTTGTAGGGCCCCTGGGTACAGGCCCTGccagcaggggaatatttgccccagttCGTCAACTCACAGGTGTTAGGTGCCGCATGTTAGAGAGTCTTATCATGCAATATAGCGGATTCATAAACTTAAAACCGACCGTGGACAAGACTCTATGACCGTTCTCGAGAAAGTCAAGTACATTAGTTCAGACTATTTTCAAGTAACGTTAATTACTTTAAACGTGTACTACTTCAAACTACTTTAAAGTTATAAGTACTTTAAACTACTTTAAACTACTTAACTTTACTACATTTCCTACCTGTGACGTGTATAAGCCTCTGGCTCAGATGTATCATGTCTGACTTCGCCCCTGACAGTCTTAAGTAATTGTCCTCCTTACAAGACGTCTCGGCTTTTTCTACCGCGTGAAGTAAGTGTGCGACCGTCTCTATCGTCTCCGATCTCTTCTCTTGAAGGAGGCGACTTTTTTCGTTGTACGTCGCTTCGACGTCTGCTCCTAGACGCTCGCGTCGTGCAACGATCCTGTCAATCAAGACCTGAGCTTCTTTCTCGATTTCCTTAACGAGTTTGTCTCTTCTAGCGCGAAGAGTCCTATCAGAAGCGTCTAACTTGTTCAGGGTCGCCCCACCTTTTGAAACGCCAACAAGACATGACGATATCACTGTTTGCACTTCTCCTTGCTTCCGCTTGATGGCGTCGCTGAGTAGGCGCACCTGGTGACCCTTGTGTGGGTTGGGGTCTTGGACGCAGTCCTCGCAGATAGCCTTGTCGCAGTTCTCGCAGAAGATCCGCGCGTTTTCCACGGGGTGTTCGCAGCTGCCTTCTCGGATCGCCGGCGGCGAGTCTGGCGCGGCCGGCCTACTTTCTAGCGCTCTCCTGACGTCATGTACCCACAGGCTGTTTTCAAGGTCATCGACACCCCCGGCTGGAAGAGCCACAGCTTTCTTACACCTCGGGCACGAGAATGTCCCGTCTTCTCCAGCCTTCTCTCGCAAACAGTCCTCGCAAAACAGGTGAAGGCATACCGACGCCTTCAGTTCTTTCTCCTTTGATCCTCCGCAAATGCCACACGACAAAATCCCTCCGAGAAGTGATATTTCCTGCTTGCCCGGGTCCATCGTCGCCATTACGGCACACGAGACAACAAATCACCCAAAGACACAATAACACACCGCTGACAACCGGACGACTCTATTGGCGGCGTTACAAAATCCACAGGGGCGTCTTGCTCGGCTGCTCTCACCTGTAACTGTTGTGCCTGGATAAGATCAGGACTGACCACACCGTGCGCCAGTACCTTGGGGCTGAATGAACAGATACAAGTCGTCTTGTCAGGCTTCCTAACAGAACAATAGACTATCCTTGAACCAGGGCCACGAGGACACATAAAAGTCACTGGatcaaaagggggagggggggagaaGGTTTAGAAGAGATATCACGTTACGATCGCGAGCTGGACGTTTTAGTCACACACATGCTGAGTCCTGTTGTAGACTAGGTGAAGACCAATGTTTCCGTAGTACGATGTTCCGTGATCCGAGACTATAGACTGGGAAGAAAAACAGAGAGGTGGCCTATACTTGTGTACACAACACCCCTTCACATCATGGGAAAATCCTTCAGCAGCAAGTCGTGTGTGGAAGTTATTATTGGCCGACAAGTTTTCAACGCGACGATTAGAGGGCGTGTTAGGGGGTTTAGGAATCTACGTACTAAATGTCATTAAAGGTCATTCGTATGAAAATGCAACAAGTTAGACTTGGACGTTCTTTATAAGATTTCTCATAGTCTTGTTAAGTTAATATGAGGGAAAAGAAAGCCTCAAGACCCTTGATATAGACTTGCTATAACTCTTAGATCCGCAAGAATCATTCCTCAGAACCCTTGTCTTAGCCTCCACTTGCCACGAAGTGAGCGCACTCATGCGAAGTGAACAAAGAGCTGAAAAAGTTGTTACCACACTGGTTTTACAAAGGGGGCGGGGTTGTAGACGAGTCCATTATACTCAAGGGAAGTTATGCCACCATTGCCAATATGAACCAACACCATACCATTGATAGATAATTCGTTATGTTCTTGATGACTATTATGCTTAAATAAcgtttgttttcatatttcttctgtTTTAATTCCAAGGAAGTTAAGTTGAATCCCCTATCTACGAATGGTAGGTCCCTGCTTACGTGTGTTCTTGCATGCCTGACTTAACGCAATTATATACTGTAACCCCGTAACATTTACGTCAATACTCACTTAACAAGGGaaacacacaatgtacaaactACAGCGAAGGGTACAACAACAATCCCTAGCTGTCCTTCAGACGTATGTAGAAATTAGCGCTATTCATTTGAATCAAAACTTTGCCTTGTTCGTGTTTAATTGTCTGGATATAAGTTGACATTTTgaactaaggccacagcaagtaaaatttatggatgatatcctccgTAGACTCgaaaactaatgagatagggcgaaaaaaaaaacaaggcgggccaaaaaaaaagattcctttattttcaaattttgagatcataattcttgttaaacaagaattgaggcgacaaaatatgttatcatgaccaacaggtctttttttgtcctgtattcattcatatataataataGAAcatccttgattcaacagtaaacatgtccgactagtatacatctcaatagactaactacaacaaatgcagaaaagagcttgttgtaccatcatctgaagaaactacactgggtattctattcaacaccttagactgtcaacattaaactgtccttgaaTATGTGcatacagctcaattaagtagaacaaatgcagaaaacagcttttcataccatcatgggcattcatatttttgtttacgacatatttgctaattttcggcatgttgaccaccgtcggagggcgatgaaatttcttgttttttatttctaaattaggcgaaaattaatgagcgcgttgatgtcatccataaaaatacttgctgtggcctaagcgAAGGTTGACTCTTTCGGGCGTAAAAAACGGTAAAGGTTAATAGATAGGTTACAGCTTAAACACAAAGCCGGCAAAATGTCACAGACGTACAAGATGACATTGTTAACAGAACTGAGACGTAAGTTGTATTATTCTAGATGAACGATAGCCCTGGCCGTATCAGTCAAACGCACAAGAGGTTGTTGTTGTCAAAGTTGACCCGGCA contains these protein-coding regions:
- the LOC136425264 gene encoding tripartite motif-containing protein 3-like; translation: MATMDPGKQEISLLGGILSCGICGGSKEKELKASVCLHLFCEDCLREKAGEDGTFSCPRCKKAVALPAGGVDDLENSLWVHDVRRALESRPAAPDSPPAIREGSCEHPVENARIFCENCDKAICEDCVQDPNPHKGHQVRLLSDAIKRKQGEVQTVISSCLVGVSKGGATLNKLDASDRTLRARRDKLVKEIEKEAQVLIDRIVARRERLGADVEATYNEKSRLLQEKRSETIETVAHLLHAVEKAETSCKEDNYLRLSGAKSDMIHLSQRLIHVTAEIDLDAFDLGLKFTSKGIPEDEAFRIGRVEDLPVIRRVSSDSTDSRDDGPVDANENRAKNGVTINGNNNGEKNGVAENSDETVLAEHREEQCRTSDRSVMIGRAGTKQQQFNHPCGLAVSEDDVIFVADTENKRIQVLNSDGEFVRVMPTLSKTWLGRNTEHAPVWLAVSPEGNLYVTYQRKPGVDVFQEDGAFVTSFARNVKSSRVTISPLDGNMVVGSESGIRIFTSDGQAQKAFSGPAFLGGVAVSPQGDILVSDRREHCVKVYRPDGKLQRTLSGWGEKEGQCYSPRGICVDRRGNVIVADRDNGRVQMFNSSGKFLRVLGTRADGLDRPEEVALLSDGRIVVLDSVHQCLFIISP